One Prevotella melaninogenica DNA window includes the following coding sequences:
- a CDS encoding Na(+)-translocating NADH-quinone reductase subunit A, with protein sequence MANVIKLRKGLDINLTGRAQEQMLPVKSSTEYALVPDDFPGLTPKVTVREGDHVRAGDPLFVDKGCTEVSFASPVSGTVTAVERGERRKVLRVKIAADAQQEYADFGVKDVAGLSADDVKASLLQAGLFGYINQLPYAVATRPDTEPKAIFVSALRDKPLQNDFEFELNGQEKDFQTGLTALAKIAKVYLGIGAKQSASALTGAKDVEVTVFDGPCPAGNVGVQVNHIDPVNKGEVVWTVEPTAVIFFGRLFNTGKVNLTRRVAIAGSMVKQTGYVDALVGTPLKQILVDNIADGCHVRILNGNPLTGVIANEESVLGAHTSEITLIPEGDDVHEIFGWMLPRFNDFSTSHSYFTWLQGKKAYNLDARVKGGERHMIMSGEYDRVLPMDIYSEYLIKSIISGNIDSQEQLGIYEVSPEDFALAEFVDSSKLPLQKIVREGLDILRKENA encoded by the coding sequence ATGGCAAATGTAATTAAGTTACGAAAGGGCTTAGACATTAACCTTACAGGACGCGCGCAGGAACAGATGTTACCTGTGAAATCATCTACGGAATACGCTTTGGTTCCAGATGACTTCCCAGGATTGACACCTAAGGTGACCGTTCGTGAAGGTGATCATGTCCGAGCTGGTGACCCATTGTTTGTTGACAAAGGGTGCACTGAAGTTAGCTTCGCTTCTCCTGTGAGCGGTACCGTCACAGCTGTTGAGCGCGGAGAAAGACGTAAGGTGTTGCGTGTGAAGATTGCTGCCGATGCGCAGCAGGAGTATGCTGACTTCGGCGTGAAGGACGTGGCGGGCTTATCCGCTGATGATGTCAAGGCTTCATTGCTGCAGGCGGGATTGTTTGGTTATATCAATCAACTGCCTTATGCTGTTGCTACACGTCCAGACACAGAACCAAAGGCAATTTTCGTGTCTGCACTTCGTGATAAACCTTTGCAGAATGACTTCGAGTTTGAGTTGAATGGTCAGGAGAAAGACTTCCAGACTGGTTTGACAGCTCTCGCTAAGATTGCAAAGGTTTATTTGGGTATTGGTGCAAAGCAGTCGGCTTCAGCGTTGACTGGAGCAAAGGATGTTGAGGTAACTGTTTTCGATGGTCCTTGCCCAGCAGGTAATGTTGGTGTACAGGTAAATCACATCGACCCAGTTAATAAGGGCGAAGTGGTATGGACTGTTGAGCCAACAGCCGTTATCTTCTTTGGTCGCTTGTTTAACACCGGTAAGGTAAACCTCACTCGTCGTGTAGCCATTGCAGGTAGTATGGTAAAGCAGACTGGTTATGTAGATGCCCTCGTTGGTACTCCATTGAAGCAGATTCTTGTAGACAACATCGCTGATGGCTGTCATGTTCGCATCCTCAACGGTAATCCTCTCACTGGTGTCATCGCTAATGAAGAATCAGTGCTTGGTGCACATACTTCAGAGATAACATTGATTCCAGAGGGTGATGACGTACACGAAATCTTCGGTTGGATGCTCCCTCGTTTCAATGACTTCTCTACTTCTCACAGCTACTTCACTTGGTTGCAGGGCAAGAAGGCGTACAATCTCGATGCACGTGTCAAGGGTGGAGAGCGTCACATGATTATGAGTGGCGAGTACGACAGAGTGTTACCAATGGATATCTACAGTGAGTACCTCATCAAGTCAATTATCTCTGGCAATATTGACAGCCAAGAGCAGTTGGGTATCTATGAGGTAAGTCCAGAAGACTTTGCACTCGCTGAGTTCGTTGATAGTTCTAAGTTACCTTTGCAGAAGATTGTGCGTGAGGGCTTGGATATCCTTAGAAAAGAGAATGCATAG
- a CDS encoding NADH:ubiquinone reductase (Na(+)-transporting) subunit B: MSLRNYLDKIRPNFEEGGKLHAFKSVYDGFETFLYVPNETSKSGTSIHDAIDSKRIMSLVVLSLVPAMLFGMYNIGYQNALAAGKLADATCWGMFLYGMLALLPKILVSYIVGLGIEFAWAQWKGEEIQEGYLVSGILIPLIIPVTTPLWILVLAVAFAVIFTKEIFGGTGMNIFNVALAARAFLFFSYPSKMTGDSIWVAKDSILGLGYTLPDGFTMATPLGEIAQGTSVNASVCDMVLGLIPGSVGETSVIAIAIGAVILLWTNIASWKTMLSVFLGGTVMGLIFHSTGATPIQWYEHLVLGGFCFGAVFMATDPVTSARTETGKWVYGFFIGAMAIIIRVLNPGYPEGMMLAILFGNMFAPLIDYCVVQSNISKRAKRAK; this comes from the coding sequence ATGAGTTTAAGAAATTATCTCGATAAGATACGCCCAAACTTTGAAGAGGGCGGAAAGCTTCACGCTTTCAAGAGTGTCTACGATGGTTTCGAGACGTTCCTTTATGTTCCTAACGAGACATCAAAGAGCGGAACTTCTATCCATGACGCTATTGACTCGAAGCGAATTATGAGTTTGGTGGTACTTTCATTAGTACCAGCTATGCTCTTCGGTATGTACAATATCGGCTATCAGAACGCTTTAGCAGCTGGTAAGTTGGCTGATGCTACCTGCTGGGGAATGTTCCTCTATGGTATGCTTGCCCTGTTGCCAAAGATTCTTGTGTCTTACATTGTCGGCTTAGGTATTGAGTTTGCTTGGGCACAGTGGAAGGGTGAGGAGATTCAGGAAGGTTATCTTGTATCAGGTATTCTGATTCCATTGATTATTCCTGTGACCACACCACTTTGGATTCTTGTGCTTGCAGTAGCCTTTGCTGTCATCTTCACGAAGGAAATCTTCGGTGGAACAGGTATGAATATCTTTAACGTTGCCTTGGCTGCACGTGCCTTCCTCTTCTTCTCTTATCCAAGTAAGATGACGGGTGATAGCATCTGGGTAGCAAAGGATTCTATCTTAGGTCTCGGCTATACCTTGCCAGACGGTTTCACAATGGCAACCCCATTGGGTGAGATTGCACAGGGAACAAGTGTGAACGCATCTGTATGTGATATGGTATTAGGTCTTATCCCAGGTTCTGTGGGTGAGACATCTGTTATCGCTATCGCTATCGGTGCTGTAATCCTTCTTTGGACAAACATCGCCAGCTGGAAGACAATGTTGAGCGTATTCCTCGGTGGTACTGTGATGGGACTTATCTTCCATTCAACTGGTGCAACACCAATTCAGTGGTATGAACACCTTGTTTTAGGTGGTTTCTGCTTCGGTGCAGTCTTCATGGCAACCGACCCAGTAACCTCAGCACGTACAGAGACAGGTAAGTGGGTATATGGTTTCTTCATTGGTGCGATGGCTATCATCATCCGTGTATTGAACCCAGGTTATCCAGAGGGTATGATGCTTGCTATCCTCTTTGGTAATATGTTCGCCCCACTCATCGACTACTGTGTAGTTCAGTCAAACATCAGCAAGCGCGCAAAGCGTGCTAAATAA
- the nqrC gene encoding NADH:ubiquinone reductase (Na(+)-transporting) subunit C translates to MKTNSNSYTIIYSAILVLIVAFLLAFVFQALKPMQDANVQLDQQKQILFALNQNRDMSNEEAVKLWKQIIIADDIINADGKVVEAGKQGGVDAGFKLNSKDAKEGKLALFRCKVNGEDKYVIPVYGNGLWGPINGFIAINGDKRTVFGAYFNHESETAGLGAEIKDNKAWQDLFKGKHLFSGNDTQKIALAVEKKIEDPSTQVDAVTGATLTSNGVTEMFHADKGGLQPYVKFLNSK, encoded by the coding sequence ATGAAAACAAATAGTAATTCTTATACAATTATCTATTCTGCCATCCTCGTGCTGATTGTAGCCTTTTTGCTTGCTTTCGTATTCCAAGCATTGAAGCCAATGCAGGATGCTAATGTACAGCTTGATCAGCAGAAGCAGATTCTCTTTGCACTCAATCAGAATCGTGATATGAGCAATGAGGAGGCTGTTAAGCTTTGGAAGCAGATTATCATAGCAGATGATATCATCAATGCAGATGGTAAGGTCGTTGAGGCTGGAAAGCAGGGTGGCGTTGATGCCGGCTTTAAGTTGAATAGTAAGGATGCCAAGGAAGGCAAACTCGCTTTGTTCCGTTGTAAGGTAAACGGTGAAGATAAGTATGTTATCCCTGTTTATGGTAATGGTCTTTGGGGACCTATCAATGGCTTCATCGCTATCAATGGTGATAAGAGAACCGTCTTTGGTGCTTACTTCAACCACGAGAGTGAGACTGCTGGTCTCGGTGCTGAAATCAAAGACAACAAGGCATGGCAGGATTTGTTCAAGGGTAAGCATCTCTTTAGTGGAAACGATACTCAGAAGATAGCACTTGCTGTTGAAAAGAAAATCGAAGACCCATCTACGCAGGTAGATGCCGTAACAGGTGCAACGCTTACCAGTAATGGTGTAACAGAGATGTTCCATGCAGACAAGGGTGGACTTCAGCCTTACGTTAAATTCCTGAACAGCAAATAA
- a CDS encoding NADH:ubiquinone reductase (Na(+)-transporting) subunit D, with protein MDLFSKQNREVFSNPLNLDNPIMVQVLGICSALAVTSQLKPAIVMGLAVTIITAFSNVIISLIRNTIPNRIRIIVQLVVVAALVTIVSQILKAVAYDVSVELSVYVGLIITNCILMGRLEAFAMTNKPWPSFLDGVGNGLGYAMILVVVGAVREFFGRGSLLGFKILPQSLYDAGYMDNGMMSMPAMALILLGCVIWVHRAYFYKEDKK; from the coding sequence ATGGATTTATTCTCAAAACAAAATAGAGAGGTGTTCAGCAATCCGCTGAATCTGGACAATCCAATTATGGTCCAGGTGCTCGGTATCTGTTCTGCCCTTGCCGTAACTTCACAGCTGAAGCCGGCAATAGTTATGGGACTTGCCGTTACCATTATTACGGCATTCTCTAATGTTATTATTTCACTTATCCGTAACACAATCCCTAACCGTATTCGTATTATCGTGCAGTTGGTGGTTGTTGCAGCTCTGGTAACGATTGTTAGTCAGATTCTTAAGGCTGTGGCTTACGATGTGAGTGTAGAGCTTTCAGTTTATGTTGGACTTATCATTACCAACTGTATCCTTATGGGACGTCTTGAGGCTTTTGCTATGACAAACAAGCCTTGGCCAAGTTTCCTTGATGGTGTCGGCAACGGTTTAGGTTACGCTATGATACTTGTTGTTGTAGGTGCTGTTCGTGAGTTCTTTGGTCGTGGCTCATTGCTCGGTTTCAAGATTCTCCCACAAAGCCTCTATGATGCAGGTTATATGGACAACGGAATGATGTCAATGCCAGCAATGGCACTCATCCTTCTCGGTTGTGTTATTTGGGTTCATCGTGCATATTTCTATAAAGAAGACAAGAAGTAA
- the nqrE gene encoding NADH:ubiquinone reductase (Na(+)-transporting) subunit E yields the protein MEHLISLFFRSIFVDNMIFAFFLGMCSYLAVSKSVKTSLGLGVAVTFVLLVTTPINYLLLTKVLGPDCLAEGVDLTYLSFILFIAVIAGIVQIVEMAVEKFSPSLYGALGIFLPLIAVNCAIMGASLFMQQRIGLDPASTQYIGTVWDALVYGTGSGLGWTLAIVAMGAIREKMEYSDVPKPLQGLGITFITVGLMAMAMMCFSGLKI from the coding sequence ATGGAACATCTTATTAGTTTATTCTTCCGGTCCATCTTTGTGGACAATATGATATTTGCGTTCTTCCTCGGTATGTGTTCATACCTTGCGGTATCTAAGAGCGTAAAGACTTCATTGGGTCTTGGTGTGGCCGTAACATTCGTGTTGCTTGTTACCACACCAATCAACTATCTTTTGCTGACTAAGGTCCTCGGTCCAGACTGTCTTGCAGAGGGTGTTGACCTTACTTATCTTAGTTTCATTCTCTTTATCGCTGTCATCGCTGGTATCGTACAGATTGTGGAGATGGCTGTTGAGAAGTTCTCACCTTCACTTTATGGTGCGTTGGGTATCTTCCTTCCGCTGATTGCCGTTAACTGTGCTATCATGGGTGCTTCACTCTTTATGCAGCAGCGTATCGGTCTTGACCCAGCAAGCACACAGTATATTGGTACTGTATGGGACGCACTTGTCTATGGTACAGGTTCTGGTCTTGGCTGGACATTGGCTATCGTGGCAATGGGTGCTATTCGTGAGAAGATGGAATATTCTGATGTACCAAAGCCTTTGCAGGGTCTTGGCATCACATTTATTACAGTAGGACTGATGGCAATGGCAATGATGTGCTTCTCAGGTCTTAAAATCTAA
- the nqrF gene encoding NADH:ubiquinone reductase (Na(+)-transporting) subunit F — MGQFITISIVVFLITILVLVILLLVSKKYLSPSGKVKITINGDKEMTVDQGSSVLSTLNENGVFLPSACGGKGSCGQCKLQVVEGGGEILDSERPHFSRKDVKDHWRLGCQCKVKGDMSLKVPESVMGVKEWECTVISNKNVSSFIKEFKVALPPGEHMDFVPGSYAQISIPAYDCIDYDKDFDKNDIGEEYLGPWKQFNLLSLKGKNPEPTVRAYSMANYPAEGDIITLTVRIATPPFLPRPQVGFQNVPTGIGSTYIFSLKEGDKVMMSGPYGDFHPNFTSGKEMIWIGGGAGMAPLRAQIMHMTKTLHTRDREMHFFYGARSLSEAFFLEDFWELEKEYPNFHFHLSLDRQDPKADEAGVKYYTGFAVNCIRDEYLKDHEAPEDCEYYLCGPPMLIKTVTDYLDSIGVDQDAIMYDNFG, encoded by the coding sequence ATGGGACAATTCATAACAATAAGTATTGTGGTATTCCTTATCACCATCCTTGTGTTGGTGATTCTTCTGCTTGTGTCTAAGAAGTATCTCAGTCCAAGCGGAAAGGTAAAGATAACAATTAACGGTGATAAGGAGATGACCGTTGATCAGGGTAGCTCAGTTCTGTCTACGCTGAATGAGAACGGTGTGTTCCTCCCTTCTGCTTGTGGTGGTAAGGGTAGCTGTGGCCAGTGTAAGTTGCAGGTAGTAGAAGGTGGCGGTGAGATTCTCGATTCAGAACGTCCTCACTTTAGCCGTAAGGATGTTAAAGATCATTGGCGTCTCGGATGTCAATGTAAGGTGAAGGGTGATATGTCACTCAAGGTTCCTGAGTCTGTCATGGGCGTTAAGGAGTGGGAGTGTACCGTTATCTCTAACAAGAACGTGTCAAGCTTTATCAAGGAGTTCAAGGTTGCCTTGCCTCCTGGTGAGCACATGGACTTCGTTCCAGGTTCTTACGCACAGATTTCTATTCCTGCTTACGACTGCATTGACTATGATAAGGACTTCGATAAGAACGATATCGGTGAGGAATACCTTGGTCCTTGGAAGCAATTTAACCTCCTTTCTCTGAAGGGAAAGAATCCAGAGCCAACTGTTCGTGCTTACTCTATGGCGAACTATCCAGCTGAGGGTGACATCATCACACTGACTGTTCGTATTGCAACACCTCCATTCCTGCCACGTCCGCAGGTTGGTTTCCAGAACGTACCAACTGGTATTGGTTCTACTTACATCTTCTCTCTTAAGGAGGGTGATAAGGTGATGATGAGTGGACCTTATGGCGACTTCCATCCTAACTTCACTTCTGGTAAGGAGATGATTTGGATTGGTGGTGGTGCTGGTATGGCTCCTTTGCGTGCGCAGATTATGCACATGACAAAGACCCTCCACACTCGTGATCGTGAGATGCACTTCTTCTATGGTGCGCGTTCACTCAGTGAGGCATTCTTCTTGGAAGACTTCTGGGAACTTGAGAAGGAATATCCTAACTTCCATTTCCACCTCTCTCTCGACCGTCAAGACCCTAAGGCTGATGAGGCTGGCGTGAAGTATTACACTGGTTTTGCAGTAAACTGTATCCGTGATGAGTATCTAAAGGATCACGAGGCACCAGAGGATTGTGAGTACTACCTCTGTGGACCTCCAATGCTTATCAAGACTGTTACAGACTATCTTGACAGCATCGGTGTTGATCAGGATGCAATCATGTACGATAACTTCGGATAA